A region of the Anolis sagrei isolate rAnoSag1 chromosome 4, rAnoSag1.mat, whole genome shotgun sequence genome:
tattatttcattttcagaattcatcttaaaaaacaaaacaaaacaaaactagaaaCCATTTCCATCTTTTAAATAGTCTTCCATTGGCATATTCTTTAGAAGCTCTGAAACATTTGGAAACATTTCAATAGCTTATTTGGGGTTACACCTCATCTATAAATCATTTTCCATTTAAATTACCAGGTTTTCATTTAAATCACCACACAAAAGTTGATCCTTTGACCACATTTTCTCCCATACCACATATGGACATTATGCCCACAGCATTCAGCATTTTTTACATTGGTTCATCTTCGATCATGAGTTTCAAAAACCATTTATAGATTTTGTCTAATTCCTTGGTTATTATCTTTACACAACTCCATGGCTACGTTTCCCTTATCTCGATAAAACCCATCCTTAGGTTTCACATAAGCAAATCAGTTAAGTTCTTTGGTTTCCTTAAGATTTATCTCCCTTGATTGAAACCTCCTGCTATACTGTTCAAATATACAAATGATATCATCAACCAACCTTCTCTAATTTTCAACACATTCTTTCCttaaacattattttctgtgcTAAAGTGGCTACTGTTACCTTATGACAATGTCTCTGCTTGTCAAACTTGCAGGAAAGCCTTTCTaatgaaatgaataataatagtaataataataataataataataataataataataatttatttatatttacgtctatctccccaagaggacccAGAGTGGATTGCAGAACACATTCAAGGCAGACATTCTATGCTGTCACAATTAATAACACAGAGAGACAATACATAGAGGCAAGGCTGCCCGCGTTTTCATCTCcgacatctggaggctgtgctcaacttgaCCATGGGgatgtgctgttgctccattttccATTCTGAGGAGACTGATACCATAGATGCCTTCCTGATTGATGTAGCTGGCATATTTTTCAGGATTGCCTTTGACCACAAACTGAAGcactacctatttatctacttagaTTGCTGCTGTCAGGCTGCTAGGTATACataggctagggctgatggctggagctcaccctgacccgcggTTTAACTGCTGACCTTTGGGTTGACAAGAATTCCAGTAACTCTAcatttaatccactgtgctagCTATAGCCTTAACTATTTCTATTACTTCCTTGTATTCATAACAAATGTTTTAGTCTTTGAAAGCGAGATGGGACTGAGCATTGCAATGCATACTTTGGAAATAATTGTATATATCTCATTGacttttcaaagcaaataaaacttTCTAAACATTACTCAATCTAGAATCCATTTTTTCTTATACATTTATGAATGACTAACTACCTTGTTAAAGGGCCCTTTTAGCTATTTGGGATCAGATTTCCTCATTCTCTCTAGAGTCTTCCTCTTCCTTGAAAAGTTTCTCAAACACTTTCTTGATTTGCTTGCTGGATCTCCCTCTTTTATCTCTTCCCACCAAATAATAGATCATGGGGTTAATGGCACTGTTTAACAAGGCACACATGACTCCATATCCATACAAATAATCATTTTGAAGAAGGGATAGATACAGAATATGAGTTATATTAAATGGAAAAgctaaaaggaggaagaagaaaagtgtGATCCAAATGGTTCTTAAcagttttcccttcttcttctgtgGTGATCTTAAGCAGAattttaaaaacatggctatAGTGGACACACACATGATGGACATACAAACCACAGCATTAAAGAGAAAATGTAAAAATTTTATGATATTATATCCAGTGAAATGGAGACTGACACCTATAGCAGTAGTTAAGAAGCTGAGGATCCATACAACGACACACACAGTGGTGGATAAATGTGGTGGCCGGTGACATCGATGCCAAAGTGGGAAGAAGAGGCAAACGCATCTGTCAATGCTGATGATTGTCATGAGGTACTGACTAACAGTGAATGTAAACAGAACGATGGCATGGTAGGCAGAAGCAAAGTAATCATGAATAATGTTGGGAGGAACCAAGCCAAAAAGAAAACATATATCACCAATAAATTCATTGCTGAGCACAGAAAAGTCTGCAATAGCAAGGTTCAAAATGTATGTGGTGAAGGGAGTCCTTTTAATACGGAAGCCAAGAAGCCAAATGACAATTCCATTCCCTACAAGTCCAGGAAGGCAGATGAGAAGTGCAATGATGCTTGTGATATATAGCCAGTTGCCAGAGAATGCATATTCATTTTGGGACTCATTATAATCTGTTATATTTTCAGTTGCATTATATTCCAACGACTCATTCACAGAAGGGAACAGTGACTTGCTGAACATTGTCATTCTGAAGGTTTATTTCTGGAGAACACACTCCTACAAGGGAAGAGGCAAAGGAATCATTACATTCCAGCTCTGCAGCACAATAATGATCTATCAACCTACAGTCTGGAGTCTTTCCCCCCCTCTTATATTCATGCTTAGGTAAATCAAAGATGAGAGTTTATTTTGGAGTAGATGCTCCTTTTAGAGAAgaaacagaggaagaattgctgtCTAACCCCTCTGCAGAATAATGAACAGTGCACCTTCAGGGTGGAGTCATTTTCATGGAATACTTCTTTGCTGCCTGTTTTATACCATTTTTTTCTGAACATACTTCCTTGCATACAGTGCCCTTGTTCCGGTGAGCGACAGGGCTTTCTTGATCCAGCTCCACTTCTAGTCACAGATCCAAAGGGTAGTGGAAAGTCTGCTCTACTTAGGAAAGTCTGCCTacttatttctatcccgccctgagtcaccttcaggctgatatgggcgggatagaaataatgtaaataaataaataaataaataaataaataggaaggaaCAATCAGGTTTATGATGAGGGTGGACCATCACTGGGGCTCAGAAATCCCGTCCCCGGGATCAAGACTAGAGTGCTGGGGAGTAATGCTCTGGACATTAGAATGTATCAGTTCTATTATTTAGTTAATGAGTCTATTTCAGTCTATGTTATTTGAAGCCagacctgtggccctccaggtattttggacttagaaccatacaatcatagaacaatacagttggaagagactacatggaccatatagtccaactccctgtcatgcaggaaaagcacaatcaaagtacctctgacaggtccagtctctgtttaaagccttcaaggaaggagcctccatcacacttgaagaaagagagttccactgtctgCAGCtctcatgtccagatggaatctcctttcctgtaatttgaacccattgctccaagtcctagtttccatggcatcaaaaaaacaaaaaaaaaaaaacaaaaacaagcctgctcccactTTCCTAtgacaacctttcaaatattcatgactattatgtctcctctcaaccctctggtttgcaggctaaacatgcccagttctttaacaCACTCCTCATAGAGATTAAtggtctccagaccattgatcattttagtttccctcctctggacactgggggctcctccagtggagcctccagtggtgtagtgggttaaaccagggaTTTGCTGAAATTGTTGACCCAAAGGTTGGTGGCTCGAatacagggagtggggtgagctcccactgttagcccccgtttctgccaacctaggaaagcatgcaaatgtgagtagatagataggtactgtgtggatcataataaattgtggcatcccaagccaccttgtctctctcctgaggaatctgtaccaagtagcaacagtaagaactgaccacggaacaacagactggttcaagattgggaaaggcgtacggcaaggctgcatcctctcacccaacctttttaacttgtatgcagaacacatcatgcgatgtgcggggctggatgaatgcaaagctggggtgaaaattgctggaagaaacattaacaacctcagatatgcagatgacaccactctgatggccgaaagcgaggaggagctgaggagccttctaatcaaggtgaaagaagaaagcgcaaaagccgggttgcagctaaacatcaaaaaaaccaagattatggcaacaagaatgattgacaactggaaaatagagggagaaaccgtggaggccgtgacagactttgtatttctaggtgcaaagattactgcagatgcagactgtagccaggaaatcagaagacgcttacttcttgggaggagagcaatgtccagtctcgataaaatagtgaagagtagagacatcagactggcaacaaagatccgcctagtcaaagccatggtattccctgtagtcacctacggatgtgagagctggaccttagggaaggccgagcgaaggaagatcgatgcttttgagctgtggtgttggaggaaagtgcggagagtgccttggactgcgagaagatccaaccagtccatcctccaggaaataaagcccgactgctcactggagggaaagatactagagacaaagttgaagtactttggccacatcatgaggagacaggaaagcctagagaagacaattatgctggggaaagtggaaggcaaaaggaagaggggccgaccaagggcaagatggatagatggcatccttgaagtgactggactgaccttgagggagctgggggtggtaacggccgacagggagctctggcgtgggctggtccatgaggtcacgaagagtcagagacgactgaacgagtgaacaacaacaacagataggTACCGCTCtcgtgggaaggtaacagcgttccatgtagtcatgcttggaggtgtctacggacaatgccggatcttcagcttagaaatggagatgagcaccacccccagagtcggacatgactagatttaatgtctggggaaaacttttacctttacctttatctctggacaccttctagcttgtcaatatctcttttgtaCTGTGTTGCCCATAATTAGACACATAagtccaggtgaggtctaaccaaagcagaatagtaaAGGctccatgacttccctcaatttagacactatactccttttgatgcagcccaaattccattggctttttaaactgcttcatcacatggttggctcatgttcaactttttgtcaaattttgaattctgatcctgtctccTGGATTATTTGTTTCCAGAATTACTGCCCATTGgaaaagctggctagggcttctgggagttggagtcccaagcacttggaggaccataggttgtgcaggcctggttgAAGTGGTCTTCAGCCTCAGTGatgagttttaaaataaaatcaagagGAAGAGATTGAAATGAATAATGTTCTACAATGAAGATGCACAAAGTGCAGGTCTTGGATTGAATGCAGTTTCCTAGGACATATTAAAACCTCAATGAGTTCATACCCCAGCCTTACAAATGGCATGTCACACAACCTCAATGCCTATGGTTTACTGTTAGACTTTTGTCAGATTTTCTTAAGGCccataaagggttttttttttccttcagaagACAAAGTTTCATTTCACTGATGTGCTTTGCACCAGCTCCCCCCTTTTGTAGTTGTCCACTGGGTCATGCCAGCCTTATTGCTGCACGAAACAGTGTcacctccctttcccctttccattATTACTTCCTGGCATGGGAGCCAGTAGTTGCTGTGGGCCGAGTCCCAATGGAGTTGGCATTCCCCAACATTACTTGGCCTAAAATATCCTCGGCCGGCCGCAGTTCAGGCAAACCATCCAACTGGCTGTGCCTTCAATGCCGAGGCAGCCACCCACCCCTGCATGCCCCCTGCACATGGCCACTACCATCTTGACTGCATGGCTGGTGGACAAGTTGAATATTTTTAGCTAGCAGCCATCTTAGCTACAAGACTTGTAGCCAGGCAGCCATCTTTACAGCCTTTCAGAGACAATTTGGCCATTATGCTGATATGCCTacaggatacacacacacacacacatatggttaaggtaaaggtttccccctaacattaagtccagtcatgtctgactctggggtgtaggatgaatagacacacaaacacacaaagataATTAaacaaaactaataataataacaaaaacccaGGGATAGACTTAagtgaatgaataaaataattgCCTTTTTACTACAAATGGTGAAGACATAAGGTCTAACCCAACAAATTACAATGAATATTGGAATGGCCTAATAATCTTAAAAACCAATGGTTGGGACAAACATATTATGAGTGCCCCAATGCCTATGCTTGCCCTCATGCAACCAAAGTTTTATAGACCTTGGC
Encoded here:
- the LOC132772873 gene encoding mas-related G-protein coupled receptor member H-like, translating into MTMFSKSLFPSVNESLEYNATENITDYNESQNEYAFSGNWLYITSIIALLICLPGLVGNGIVIWLLGFRIKRTPFTTYILNLAIADFSVLSNEFIGDICFLFGLVPPNIIHDYFASAYHAIVLFTFTVSQYLMTIISIDRCVCLFFPLWHRCHRPPHLSTTVCVVVWILSFLTTAIGVSLHFTGYNIIKFLHFLFNAVVCMSIMCVSTIAMFLKFCLRSPQKKKGKLLRTIWITLFFFLLLAFPFNITHILYLSLLQNDYLYGYGVMCALLNSAINPMIYYLVGRDKRGRSSKQIKKVFEKLFKEEEDSRENEEI